Below is a genomic region from Verrucomicrobiales bacterium.
TTACTTCGCGATCGATCTTCCATCGGGGATGCAGCCCTACATTGTTCCGCCAGGTATGAGCGGGCGTCGGCCGATGCCTGCATTCACGTTCGAGACCGTGGACATCGATGGCGGCACGGAGACGTTGCTCTCTGACATTCGCAATGACGGCACGCTGGTTGGACGATACAAGGACAGCAGCGGCATCAGTCAGGGGTTCATTCAGGAGGGCAGCCAACGAACCGTGTTCAATGTGACCGGGACGACGGCCACGTTCCCCGGAGGAATCGACAGCTTTGGCCGGGTGGCCGGGTTTTACCGCAACGCCACGAATCCGGAGATCCAGCACGGGTTCATCCGTGAGACGAATGGCGCCATCACCACCATCGACGGTCCGGACCAGACGTTCACCTATGCCTGGCGTATCAACGACGCGGGGCAGGTCAACGGCTACTGGTTCGAGGATCCGTTCTTCATCCGGTCGTTTCGCCGAGCTACCAATGGCACACTGACGACCAATCTTTTTGTGGGTTCGCCGGTGGGCACGGTTACGCGGGGCATGAATGAGGCCGGGGACATGACCGGTTGGAAATGGAACGAGAGCTTTACACTGCAAGGCGTGATCTTTGCGGGCGACATGACGAATGTCTTCACGGTAGCGGGCTGGGAACACACATTGCCGGGCGATATCAACAACCTGGGCGAGATTGCCGGTACGGTGAACAACGGGTTCACCAACACGGCTGGCTTCTTCCGGCGGGCCAACGGCGATACAGTCGTCTTCAGCCCGCCTGGGGCGGTTGAGGTCGAAGTGTTCGGTCTGAATGATCTGGGCCAGGTCGTCGGAGAATACGCGGACGCGGGCGGCAGTCGCCTTGGCTTCATCGCACGTCCGGCGGTCAAGTTGTCGAGCGGACACACGGACATCGGCATCGCCTTCGAGGAGGGTGCGTTTGACCTGCACATTCACGACGAGGAGACGGACACGGAATATGCGCCGGGCGGCGCGGTGCTGTGTGTGGGGGAACCTGCGGAGCAGCCGATTCCGGATACGGCGGCCTTTAGTTTTCTCGGGCAGCCAGGGTACTCGACCTGGGTTCTGCCGGCGGTGGAGGACGAGAGACTGCTCTTCCTCGGCTTCGCAGCGGAGGAGATCGAGGCTGGCGTGTTCGTCGGCGACATGCTGCGCATGGAACTGGTCAGCGTCCAGGGCGCGGGTGATTTTGCAGTGTATTCGGTGGATGGATTCGGAAATCCAGTTGTGCACATGAACAGTGCCGACGGCATTCGGGCGGCGGATTTCTTCCAGGTCTTTGCGGGCGGACACACGGATCTGAACTGGGCTTTCAGTGCGCCTGGCACGTATCGCATCGGTTTCCAGGTGCGAGGGAGGTTGGTCGCTGGGAATCAGGAGGTACAGAGCGACGTGGTGTACTACACCTTCACTGTGCCTGCGCCTCGCCTGTCCCAGCCTCCGCAACCGGATGACAGCTTCGTCTATAAGGTGATCGACCTCGGGACGTTTGGCGGCACGGAATTCAACACGGCGATCGATGTGAACAACGCTGGCGTGGTGGTGGGAGGCTCCAGCCTGTCGAACAACATTGACCATCCCATTTTCCTCTGGGAGGACGGACACCTTAAGAACCTTGGTTTGTTCGGTGGCCGGACGGCCGGCGCCGATGCCATCAGTGAAACGGGTTGGATAGTGGGCACCACGACGACTCCAGCCGGCGATTTTGAACCCTATGTCCCCTATCGCCTCGGCACTAACCTCCTCTTCGAGCCCATCCCCCTGATTCTCGGTGCCCAGAACGGATCGGCCCAGGATGTGGACGACAATGGAACCACGGTTGGCACGCTTGATCTGCCCGACTCCTCCATGCGGGCGTTCCTATCCTTCACGAACGCCCCAACGATTGACCTCGGCACCTTCGGAGGAAGTTCCAGCGGCGCGGAAGGCATCAATAACTCCGGCGTCATTGTCGGCTGGGCGCAGTTGAGCAACGGGGAGACGCGCGCGTTCCGTCATGTCGGCACCGGGCCGTTGAACGTGGCGACCGATGATCTCGGTACGCTCGGCGGCAACAACAGCCGCGCTTTCGCCGTCAGTGAGGCGGGCAAGGTCGTGGGCCGTTCCCGGACCACGAGCGGAGTTCAACACGCCTTTCTTTGGGAACAGGGCGCGGGCATGATCGACCTTGGTTCGCTGGGTGGCGACAATACCTACGCCTTTGGCATCAGTACCAACGATGTCGTGACCGGTTGGGGAAATCTTGTCCCCGGCGGCGACCCCACGCACGGTTGGGTGTGGACGTCCGCCACCGGGATGCGTGATCTGAACACGTTGATACCCTTTGGAACCGGCCTCGAAGTGACGGTGGCCTACGGAGTAAACGAACCCGGCTGGATCGCCGGCGGCGCCACACGCCTGTCCGATGGCTCCTCGCGTTCCGTTCTGCTCAAGCCCGCCACGCGCCTGAAGAGGGGCCATACCGACATCGGGCTGGTTTTTGAAGGCGGCGCGTTTGCGTTCGAGGTCCACGCGGAGGACACGGACACCGAGTATTCACCGGACGCGGCCGTGCTCAACCTGCCGCCGCTGACGCAGAGGGTGGTTCCAACAAACACGGCGTTTGCGTTTCTCGGCCCGGTGGGGACGCCCGTGTGGGTGCTGCCTGGCGTCGAGAATCCCAAACTGCTCTTCCTCGGCCTCGCGGCTGAGGAGATTGAGAAGGGCCTCTTCGTGAACGACGAACTGCGCTTCACCCTGAAGGGGGTCGAAGGTCCTGGGCATTTCGCGCTCTACAGTATCGACGGCTTCGGTGTCCCGCAGGTCCACATGAACAGCGGAGACGGCATTACGGCCGCCGACGTGAAGTCCATCCTCGCCCGCAGCCACGAGGACTTCAACTGGTCCTTCACCGCGCCCGGCTTGTATCGGGTGAAATTCCAAGCGAGCGGCACCCTGGTGGCGGGCAGCCGGTTGATCGAGAGCCGGGAGGTCGAGTACTGCTTCGAGGTCATCGGCATCGAGAGCCGGCTGGCCATCGCTCGGAGCGGCGGCAACGTCACGATCAGCTTCGTCACGCAAGACGGCCTGACCTATCACCTTGAGTCTGCCCCAGCCGTCACTGGCCCGTGGACCGATGAAGGCGCCGCCTTCCTCGGCACCGGACGTCTGAAAGAAATCAGCGTGCCTGCCGGTGGCGGGCGCGCTTTCTTCCGCGTCAACGCCGGGGTCCGGGACTGAGATTCCGATTAGACCCGCCTGCGCTGCCAACGCGCAGGCGGGTTGTGGAGAATCTCACTCACAGCGGCCATGCTCATCCTTTCCGGAGCCATTGACACCTTGTTGGGACCAACGATTCTGGTGGAGCCGCTATTTTAGCTGTGAGGTCGCCTCGGGCGGGTGCTCGGCGGCCGAGGCGTGAGGTCTATCGGCCTCGAATGGGCGCCCTGCTTCGACATCCGCGATGCGCTGTTTGATCTGGTCCGGGCTGATCGCCAAAGGTAGTGCGGTGTTCAGCCAGTACAAACTTCGTTCGCGGTTGTTCTCCTTCGATTCGAGCCGGGCGAGATTCAACAAAATCTGAGAGGAGAGAAACCGGTTCTGCACCTCCGGATCCTTGCCGCTTTCCTGCTTTTGCCAGAGCTTCCAGCTATGCTCCCAAATATTGCGTGCCCGCGCTGGGTCGTTCGCATCGAAACGGCAGCGTCCCAGTTCGAACAGAATTTCCGCACTCTCGGGATTCGCCTGCATGCCCTCGCGGAGAAAGATCTCCGCTTCTCGATGCTTGTTGATCCGCCTCAGCCAATACGCGCCCACAGTGTAGGTCTCGATGAGATTCGGATCCAGCCGGGAGCTGAGCTTGAGCCAGGGCAAAATTTCCCTTTCCGTCCCGCTCGAGTCGGCTTCGGAATCCTTTTCATGGTGGTCATGTTGATGGTCATGATCATGGTCATGGTCATGATCGTGATTGTGGGCTTGGTGGTTCTGAGCCGCGCCGGGGCTATCTTCTCCAAGGTGGGTGTGGACGGAGGGGAAATGTTTCCGACTGTGCTTGTCAATCCAGCCGCTGGCCTCGCCCAGGAAGTCCTCTTCGTCCCCGGTGTTCTTGCCTTCCTGTACCCCGGCATCTTCGGCAATATGCGGTGTTTGATGCGACTGCCTATTGTCAAAGATGGTAGGGTAGAAGCCGCTGTGAAAGTAGGCATCCGCCTTGATGTAGAAGTGATTGGCGAAGAGCTTTCTCCCTTCGCCCAGGACGCCGGTAAGCGGGTCGTCCCGATGAGGGTTCATCTTCTGGAGTTCCTCGTGGTGTGGGTGCACCAGACTCGCCAAGCACACTGCTCCCGAAAAGAGAATGGAGGCTCCGGCCACGCCTCGGGAACTGTCACGGTCGGAAGTTGTTGTCGGCTGGGAGGGTTTCATAATCGTCCCTAGTTCAGTTTAGTTAAGGGGCATACGACGGAACCTGAGCCAAGCCAGCACCAGGAACAGGCTTCCGTAGGCCGCTCCGTAGAGAGTGTCGGTCAGTATGACTCCCCAGTTGATGACCGGCCAGCTGTGCACGATGAGATCCCTCACATCGTACCATTCGAGGTGGGGGACCGCGAAGTACATGAAGTCCAGAACGTTTCCAGCCACGCCGCCGGTCTTTACCGCCACTTTGTGGAGGTGCCGACCCAAGATCAGCACGGTTGTGACGGCGACGAACATGATCGTGGAATTCGAGGAAACCGCGGTGAAGAACACCGATCCGAACAGGGTGAGTGCCACCACGATTCCACAGAAGACGCAGTGAAGCCAGTAAGCCTGGAAGTAGTTCGCCAACGGCCAGGTTCCGTCCCTGGCTCCGTTAACCAGGCAGAAAAATGCGTAGAAGGCCGTGAGTGAAATGCCGCAGGCCGCCCAGCAGCCGAAGAACTTTCCCAGAATGACCTGGCCCCGGGTCACGGGCTTGGCCAGCAGGGGGAACAAGGTGCGGCTCTCCTTTTCGGACGGGATTTGACGCGCCGCCGTGGTGATGGAGATAATGATGGAGCTGATCCAAATCAGTGTGAGACATATCTCACGAAGATACCGCACGATCTTCGGGTCACCAAACAGGTCCACTGAAGCCAGCAACAGAGTGATCAGCCCGGTCAGGAACAGCAGGACATAGACGTCCTTGCGTCGGATCATCTCGAGAATTACGACGCCAGCAATTGCGAGGATGGTGTGCATGTGAGAGAGGGGTTGAGATTTGCTCCGATAATTCTTAGGAAGGCTTGTTCCAAGCTGGTTTCATTGGACGCGATGAGGCTTTGTACATTTCCAGCGGCCTTGAGTTGGCCTTTGGAGAGGATGGCGACCCGGTCGCAGACCGTTTCGACCTCGCCGAGTTCGTGGGACGAAAAAAACACCGTCTTGCCTTCGCTCTTCAAGCGTTGGATGAGCTGACGGACCTCCATGCGGCCGATGGGGTCCAAGCCACTCGTCGGCTCATCGAGGATCAACAGATCGGGGTTGTTGATCAGGGCCTGCGCAATCCCGACGCGTTGCTGCATCCCTTTGGAATAGGTTCGGATGGGGCGCTTCCGCGCTTGATCCAACTCAACGAGCTTTAGGACCTGGTCTATGCGATTATCCCGTTCGGAACGGCTCAGCTTAAAGATGCGACTGTAGAAACGCAGCAGTTCCTCCGCGGTTAAAAACTTGTAGTAGTAAGTCAGTTCGGGGAGATATCCGATACGCTGGCGGGCGATCGGCGTGCGGACATCCTGGCCGAAGAGATAGGCCGATCCGCTGGTGGCGTTGGTGAAACCGAGCAGCACATTCATCGTGGTCGTCTTGCCAGCTCCGTTAGGCCCGAGGAATCCAAAAACCTCGCCGGCGTACACCGCCAGGTCCAACCCTTCCAGCGCGACTTTTTTCCCTTCTTTGAGTTCGCGTGAAGTGAACTCCACGCGGAGTTTCTCCGTTCTAAGAATGGGTTCAGTATTCTGGGTCATAGGTCTTTCTCTCTACATCTTTCGAACTGTGTCTTATCAACTTTCTGTCGTGGGGGTCCTGATTTGTCGTGGTTGCCGGCTGGGCGCCTGTGCGAGTCGGCCTGACTAGAGATCGGTCCGGATCAGCAATACTTGACTGGGCAATCGTGCGGGATGTCCTGACCGGTGTTGCCTGAGTCGGGCTGGACGCCCCTGGTTCCCACTCGGCGAATGGTGCTGAGCCGCCGACAGTTCCGCTGTTTATTGAGTCAGCGCGACGGTTCCGTCAGGTTGAGGAGGGAGGGCCACGTTCGGACGGCAAGGGGTGAATCCGACCGCAGGAAATGGCTGAGAAGCCATTCGGCGTGAAATCAACACGGTTTCTTTCGGGACGAACGACCTCGACGGCTGCCGTGTCCGCCATTTCTATTTTGCCCAGCTGCAGCGTGAGCACCAGACAGTGGTGGTCTGAGTCGGCGGCCTCGTCACCGTGGAGCCAATGGTGAAGCTGTGGGCTTGCCGCACACGACAACGCGAGCACAAGAATCAAGGCGAGAGCTGCTCCGAAGCAGCTCCTCCACGTCGCCTTTCGCTCATTCCGACTGTCGTCGATTGAGGCACTCATATCCTAAGAGGGGACACTTTCTGCTGCTTCCGCAGCAGGCGGAGTTCTCTTCAGTCAGCTAAGCAAATTCGGAGCCAGGCTGAAGGGGGGTAAACCTAAACCAGGAAATGGACTGACCACGGATTTCGCGGACAACGCGGATCCGCAAAGACTTGGAAGGAAGACCCTCATTACCCTG
It encodes:
- a CDS encoding ABC transporter ATP-binding protein — encoded protein: MTQNTEPILRTEKLRVEFTSRELKEGKKVALEGLDLAVYAGEVFGFLGPNGAGKTTTMNVLLGFTNATSGSAYLFGQDVRTPIARQRIGYLPELTYYYKFLTAEELLRFYSRIFKLSRSERDNRIDQVLKLVELDQARKRPIRTYSKGMQQRVGIAQALINNPDLLILDEPTSGLDPIGRMEVRQLIQRLKSEGKTVFFSSHELGEVETVCDRVAILSKGQLKAAGNVQSLIASNETSLEQAFLRIIGANLNPSLTCTPSSQLLAS
- a CDS encoding ABC transporter permease subunit, whose translation is MHTILAIAGVVILEMIRRKDVYVLLFLTGLITLLLASVDLFGDPKIVRYLREICLTLIWISSIIISITTAARQIPSEKESRTLFPLLAKPVTRGQVILGKFFGCWAACGISLTAFYAFFCLVNGARDGTWPLANYFQAYWLHCVFCGIVVALTLFGSVFFTAVSSNSTIMFVAVTTVLILGRHLHKVAVKTGGVAGNVLDFMYFAVPHLEWYDVRDLIVHSWPVINWGVILTDTLYGAAYGSLFLVLAWLRFRRMPLN
- a CDS encoding tetratricopeptide repeat protein — its product is MKPSQPTTTSDRDSSRGVAGASILFSGAVCLASLVHPHHEELQKMNPHRDDPLTGVLGEGRKLFANHFYIKADAYFHSGFYPTIFDNRQSHQTPHIAEDAGVQEGKNTGDEEDFLGEASGWIDKHSRKHFPSVHTHLGEDSPGAAQNHQAHNHDHDHDHDHDHQHDHHEKDSEADSSGTEREILPWLKLSSRLDPNLIETYTVGAYWLRRINKHREAEIFLREGMQANPESAEILFELGRCRFDANDPARARNIWEHSWKLWQKQESGKDPEVQNRFLSSQILLNLARLESKENNRERSLYWLNTALPLAISPDQIKQRIADVEAGRPFEADRPHASAAEHPPEATSQLK